A single window of Oceanococcus atlanticus DNA harbors:
- a CDS encoding ECF-type sigma factor, translating to MEQQHNAGDLTRQGAGALYQALYQELKTRAHRERRKLVAGQTFVTTALVNEAFFKLAAGNQDYASRAHFLNTAAAAMRQVLVDSARATLAEKRGSGQKPLSLDDSGLGLMPADPSEGADFLLELNQHLEQLAALSSRLAKVVECRFFSGYTDAETAEALDVTERTVRRDWLKAKAWLYDAMS from the coding sequence ATGGAGCAACAGCACAATGCAGGGGATTTGACCCGGCAGGGGGCAGGTGCGCTTTATCAGGCGCTGTATCAGGAGCTCAAGACGCGTGCGCATCGCGAGCGACGCAAGCTGGTGGCCGGCCAGACCTTTGTCACCACGGCGCTGGTCAATGAAGCGTTCTTCAAGCTCGCGGCGGGCAATCAGGATTACGCCAGTCGGGCGCATTTCCTGAACACCGCGGCGGCGGCCATGCGCCAGGTTCTGGTTGACAGTGCCCGGGCAACCCTGGCGGAAAAGCGTGGCAGCGGCCAGAAGCCTTTGTCGCTGGATGATTCCGGGCTCGGCCTGATGCCGGCGGATCCATCTGAAGGGGCCGACTTCCTGCTCGAGTTGAACCAGCATCTGGAACAGCTTGCCGCGCTTAGCTCGCGGCTGGCCAAGGTGGTGGAATGCCGCTTCTTTAGCGGTTACACCGACGCCGAAACGGCCGAAGCACTGGATGTGACCGAGCGTACGGTCCGGCGCGACTGGCTCAAGGCCAAGGCCTGGCTGTATGACGCCATGAGCTGA
- a CDS encoding recombination-associated protein RdgC, protein MWFKNLCLFRLEKPWSITPAALEEQLARKPLLPCTGQAALSRGWVAPKDDDGALVEALLPHLMIAHGSEEKLLPASVINEEAKDKAREFEAQRGYKPGRKQMRDIKDEITMTLLPRAFVRRKRVRAWIDCEQGWLIVDTSTAAAAENLIEHLRATVEDLPPVKLVEPNMALAVTMTEWLAKNAAPGAFLIEDECELNGSEETKSTVRYLRHPLNTEEIRKHITSGKRVSKLGMSWGDKLSFVLNDTLQIKKLKFLDMDRDDGAEGSDVDEEQRFEIDFTLMSNELRMMLGELCAIIGAE, encoded by the coding sequence ATGTGGTTCAAGAATCTGTGCCTGTTCCGTCTGGAAAAACCCTGGTCCATCACCCCGGCCGCCCTGGAGGAACAGCTGGCACGCAAGCCTTTGCTGCCGTGCACCGGCCAGGCTGCCCTGAGCCGCGGCTGGGTTGCACCCAAGGACGATGACGGCGCGCTGGTCGAGGCCCTGCTGCCACATCTGATGATCGCGCACGGCAGCGAGGAAAAGCTGCTGCCGGCCAGCGTGATCAACGAAGAAGCCAAGGACAAGGCGCGCGAATTCGAAGCTCAGCGCGGCTACAAGCCGGGGCGCAAGCAGATGCGTGATATCAAGGACGAGATCACGATGACCTTGCTGCCGCGAGCCTTTGTACGGCGCAAACGGGTGCGCGCCTGGATCGACTGCGAACAGGGCTGGCTGATCGTCGACACCTCGACCGCCGCCGCAGCGGAAAACCTGATCGAGCACCTGCGCGCCACGGTCGAAGACCTGCCGCCGGTCAAGCTGGTCGAACCCAATATGGCTCTGGCCGTGACCATGACCGAGTGGCTGGCCAAAAACGCCGCGCCGGGCGCTTTCCTGATCGAGGACGAATGCGAACTCAACGGCAGCGAGGAAACCAAATCCACGGTGCGTTACTTGCGTCATCCGCTCAACACCGAGGAAATCCGCAAGCACATCACCTCCGGCAAGCGGGTCAGCAAGCTGGGCATGTCGTGGGGTGACAAGCTGTCTTTCGTGCTCAACGACACCCTGCAGATCAAGAAGCTCAAGTTCCTCGACATGGACCGCGATGACGGCGCCGAAGGCAGCGACGTCGACGAAGAACAGCGTTTCGAAATCGACTTCACCCTGATGAGCAACGAATTGCGCATGATGCTGGGCGAGCTTTGCGCCATCATTGGTGCCGAATAG